The sequence GCTTTCAATGCAGCtagcttttttttttaattacgtAAAAATCTTGAAGCACAAATACATTTAATTTTCAGGGGGATGGGTGGTGTAGATAAGACTTTGTAGGTTGACCTTTGACTCTAACCGCACCCAGGTTATCAGACTGCCTCGCATTAAAAGCAAAACTTTGGCATGAAACGGAACAAATGCGATTGAGATAATGCCAATCGGCTTAAGATGAGGGGGCCTTTCATTGGAGAACGAGCTCTCAAATCAGATAACCCCTGGGTTCACCCACTTAAATGGGAGAGGAGAGGCCCAACAAAACTGATAATTGACACAATTAGCTAGCTAGTTTTGGGTGCTTTTATGAGCTCGAGCTTCCAATTAGAACGATTAATTGGACAAGTGGTGTGGTTCTATATGCTAGTTTAGAAttttacaaaacaaaaacctAATGCGAAATTATCTCTGCTTAGTTACTGTTAAAACTTAAGTGTTTATGCAAGCCAATAAACGGATTTGCAGCACGCTAACTCCAAAGCACACTATATTTTACTTATATGAATAACAAGAGAACACTTAGAAACAGATAAGCTTTTTAAAACTGTAGGAAATTGTAGTGTTTGTTTTTTCAAAGGTGTTAACACAATATTTTATCCCTCTAAAAATAGTAATATTCCCGATATATTAATTCCAAGTCCAGGTACTATACTAGAAAATGATTACATAACGTTTGTAGCTTCTCAACAACTTCATAACAAATTCATCTTGAATTACAAGTGCTCTTAAAAGTTGACAAGCAAACTCGTGCCGAAACAACTTCCACATCGAAATTATAAATCTTTACCCGTTGTCAACCATCCAAGCCACATTTCAACATCGACGAGACAAGTGCCGCAGCCAAAatgggaaataaaaaaaatatagaaatacatatatattgaGTTTTTATCGTTTATAAAAACCAGAACTTCGCCAGAAACATCATTATCAACTATGTACATCGACTTCAGCGGTCATAACCGGTTtagaaatgaaaaaaaaacaaatttgcatGCGTTGCGAAAATGAGCAACAACGGCAGACCAAAAACCGTAAAAATTTATAGGGCCATACGCAATGTTTGTTGGTCAGCAAATATGAAGGAGATCCAATCCTCCCCCAAAACCTAAATAGGTATAGTCCCTCCACCAAACCGACCACtatacgcccacaaaccttgACCTTCAGCGAGAAAATGTCCCATAAAGTTGTTTGCCTTTTGGAAAAaggtaatttcattttttccGACCAGTAAGTCGTTtgtattaataataaataaacaaggaaAGTGGGACAAAGCTTGTATAAATAAATCGGAATGAAAGTTGGGATTGCctataaattattaaacatttaagattagattgaaaaatgtcttttcatttttgtttattgtgCTAATTATTGATAAGCAAATTAGAAATTACCAAATAATTGGGCGAAATCGTGTGACATTTGTAGATATCTTTATCTTCTGGGCATATCACTAGATTACGTATTCGGGGAGCGACTTATTTTGATAAGTACTTacgtaaataaattaattggTTGGAGTAGACACAATTATCGCGTGATGGCGAGACTTGGGTTATCTTCATACACACTCACTGCTTTGTAATATAGTGATAAGGAAGAGCTCTTTGAAGAGCCCCAAGTAGGAGTAGATTTGTGCTTGCTTAACGCAAACATCATAAACTTTTACTGGGAATGGTGCATTGTACTGGCAACTGATTGCTTGGGAAgtgtgtggaaaagaaacgaacCCTTCTTATCTGTATACAATGCGATGTTCGAATCGCTTATCGATAGCGGAAAGGTTCATGTTGAAATTCCGATTCTCAAAAAATaatctttttctttttattaacttatttGGAATTGTTTTTCCTCTACTTTTTAAAGTGGCGTACATTTATTTTGTGTGAGTATGCAAAATGGTTTAGAATCTAAGATATCATATTTCTCTTTAATTTTCACTAGTAACAAAATcacttttataaaaataattcgCTATATAGTGCCTGAATAACATTAATAAttaactttgttgttgttcctcTACTTTTTAAAGAGGTGTTTATTAAAAATAGGCTAAATGGTTCCAAAATCTTATATTTCATATTTCTTTCTAATTTTCACAAGTtacaaaaatcatttttataaaaataattcgCTATAATGCCTCAGTAACATTAATGACATTactaattatttttattgttgttcctctattttaaaatgttgtgtATATTACTTTGGTATGAATAGGCAAAATAGTTCCAAAACCTAAGATTTCATATTTCTCTTAATTTTCACTAGTGACAAAAATTTCATCTCTACAAATAATTTGCTAAAATGCCTACGTAACATAAAAACATTAATAACTAACTTTAACTTTTGTATGAATAGGCAAAATGCTtctaaaataaatgatttaatatttCCCTATAATTTCCACTAGTTacaaaaataacatttatacaATTAATTTGCTATAATGCCTGAGTAACTTCAGTAAAGGAGAACTTAATTACTCAGCAATATTATAGGTTTATACGTCTACTTCTTGGTGGTTCTACTTTATATACCCCCTTCCCCTAAAACTAGATTCTTATATAATTGCTTAAAATAAGTTCATTGAACCCCAAGTTCTCAAGTTTAACCCTCCGATCCCCCCTCCAAAAATTGAGCTGTATAAGATGAATAGTTGGCAGCATTTTCGTTGCCATTTGGCCGGATCAAGTTTTGCTACATTTTAAGTGAATTTGTAGCTGAAATACAACAGAAAATTCCAAATGGCAATATTCAGATTTTCGCCTATACTATAGAATTTTAATTACTGTCGAACGTTGCCTcaattttgttaatttgttAAGTGCGGATAAGTATATTTGTAAGTATGTTCAGGCAGGCTGACAAATTGTGTAAATATTTGAGCAAATGTTGGCATGAAAATTACAAATATAGAAATGACTGTGCCTGAGTCGAGCTACCGTTTGTATACTATACTCACATCCATTGTTGTGTGCCTGGAATGAAAGTGTAAATTATAATGCAGACCTGTCTAGTCACGCCCCACTGACCTGACCAACTTATTGAGTCATAATGCTGGCGTTTTTTATGCGAGAAAACCTTTTTGCGAAATTTGACTCCGCTTTGTTGGCTCAGACAATTAAATCAGCCTTAGTTCGGTAAACATATAGGGCTTTATGGATTCTATATAAGTAGTGCTATCAGCTAATAGTCGGTTTGATTCATTTATCAGAAACTAGATACAACGCCCACATTGAGCcatgttttatttaaaacctGAATGGAATATTTAATGAATCAACAAAAGGTTTGTAACTCGCCTTGTAATACATTTTGAAACACCCATTTCACAAATTTTGACCATTAATGACTCCAAATTTAGATAAGATAGTCACAAAACTCAATCAATAAAATGCTTTACTTCCTACACCAGTTCAAAAGCCCTTGAAAAAATTCCAAACATCTTATCTGCAAAGTATAAACTATTCCTATCTCATAAAAACACAACACCTATTTCTATTTTCCACACATTGCAGTTATTAAAAACCGGTGATTTCAAGCAATGAGCTCATTCAAATGGCCTACGGTAAGTTTTAGATTAACGTGTTTATCCGATGGGTTCATCTTTCGGTTTTATTCATATTTAATGCATTTCACACAATGAGGTTTCTGATTAATTCTTTGTTAAATATGGTTATTTTACGAccaacaacaaaggcaaccACGATGtcaattattaataataaagaCTTCAGATGCGTCATTCGCTTTGTTCCTATATTTTTGTTGGGAAAGTTTTCCCCTGGGAGTAACCTTGCATGTATATACTTAACTACAATTTATATTTCCAACacataaaataattaattgtaATTGCTGGCAATTTATAGTGAGTGCACAGAAACCTAAAACAGTTTAAGTGTTTCGTGCATTTTGTTTTCCACAAATTGCCAGTTGCATTTAACTACAGGAAGGTAATATAAGTGTGTGGGTGTTTGTAGGTTATTATACACATAGTACCGATTAGtcagaataataataattatctTGCCTGGAAAAAAAATACGAACGGAAAATACCAATTACCGAATGCACTTCGAatgcataaattaaaaactacTTCCTATCATTGTTCTAGTCTGATAAATAGGGTTTCCTAATGCATTTCCTAACCCCAGGACGGTGTTTTATTCATAAAACCCAGCGAAACTCATCGCGTGTCAAGTGAAAACGCCTCCCCGCAAAGAATCGTAAACATCTATATATAAAGTGTATTGTATCGGGATTATTCGGCGTAAAGCCTCGTTGCACAGCTGATTCATTTTGCTCGCCGGCAACAGTTTCtagataaataattaatttattgattGCCACCCaggccagacaatttgacggCGTCGATGAGGCCACCAGTTGCTCCAATATTTTTTGTTCACGTTTCACTTGCCttgttaataatttatttataggaagcatgggcttttaaaaaacCCCATAACAGAGGCGGCTTTAAACGgggtaaacaaaaaataaactgAAAATATACAGAAACCAGCTGGGCAAAAGTAGTTGACCCTGTGTTTCAAAGGCGAGTTGGAGTTGCTAGCCTCAAAAATAGTCTACTTCCATTGGAACCAAACTATATTGATCTGAATATCAAAGTATGTTCCGAATAAACAATGTCGTTGTGGTAaattcaattatatttttgtttgtttgcttgcTGAAGCAGTTTCCGCTGGTTTAAATTGCATTGTCACATTTTGAAAGCTATTTTGCACACTCAttcaaattgaattaaaaatttattatattaattttgatttacATCTTTCCCTCTTCTAAAGGATGAATCAACTTTTCATGGGAGGTGTACCCGTACTCACTACCCGTACTCACGTACTATGGATTTTTTTCCTTGATAAAAAAAGTAATAAGTAAAAAAGGGGTTTCAAATATCTATCCTCTCACTAAACATCAGTTCACCCGGGAATCATTTTACCCAATCACCATGAGGGCTGATAAATCTTACAATAATTGTCATAAACCCCAGCGAAAATAGCGATTATCGATGACATTGTGCCAAATATCATATCGCAGCGAGTTCAATAAAGATAAAACCAGTTCAATAGTCCCTGGATACTTTTTGGAATTCTATGGTCTGCGAAATCGACTAGAAATCATGACGAAGCTATCACATATAGAGGGGGTCTCAAGTACTCGGAACCGTAAAGTGTCGCGACGGACCACGAGAGAATTCCGGGCGATAAGCGCTTTGAATAACCCCCAGATAAGCCGAGATACCAGGTATTTGCAGAGTGGGTTTAGTCATCCCATTCTGGGAAAGATAACTTAAAAAGGCGTTTAGTTTCAAGTTTCTAAAGATACTATACCACATAACATGGTTCTaagttttaaaacttgttattTTAAGGCAACCATGGTATGTAATTAATCAGTTGTTATGTAGGAAAACACTTTGAGACATTGAAAATTGCTTGAAATGTTTTAATTGCCTATAAAAAGATGAAAGAAAATATTGCAGgtgtttattttctttgagtaTAAGGCGTTCAAgaatttgtttcattttcaaATGATGTACAGTCCAAGAGAAATAAGCACCaggaatatatattcttcCTTCCCATCATGATTGGTTTAAAGCTCATTAAGTGTATTATTTCGTTCtggaatatatattttatttacgaAATCACActtccttttttattttgttatttgaaattctaatatttaaattgttaatCTGGTTCTCTGAGTTTATAGGGTTTACGAGACTAAAAGGCTAATCAACTGTTTTTATAATGTTCCACCATCCTAGCAGTCTTATCCTTAAGTTTCTAACATTAGAATTATGTTATTTTTGGATAAAGTAGAATAAGAATTACCAGAATAGTATTCTCAGCGAGTTGGCGACCAGCAGGGCGAGGCATACGTATAGGGAGAATCCCTCCGCGTCCTGCGTCTTCTTGATCTCGATATACTGGGGTACGTAGGGTATTACGCCCCCGATCACCATCGCAGAGGCGGCGGCCCAACCCACCACATGACCGACCGTGAGGCCCATCTCATCGTTGATGATCCAATCCATTGTGAGTATTTCTTTCTATTTCCAGCCACTCGATCACTaagaatttaaatttgttttttctttttgtggATTACTTTGTTGATTggaatattaattattttgtcgATTTTGGGATATGTGTGCTTTGTATTGATTTTCTGTTTAATGATTTTTGTTGACTAGTTTAAAAGCCGGCGATTGGAAGTAGTCGTTGTTGTAGTTGCTGGTTTCTGCATTATAAGTATAACTATTATTTTTCGAACAGTGTATGCAGGAAGGAAAGAGAGTGGGAAGTcagctgtgtgtgtgtgttgttaCTGTTGTTTTTGCCGTTTCGCTTTGATCTTCGTCTTCGTTTTTGCACACGCACACACCGCCACACAAGCACaaaagatatttattttccctCTCTCCGTCTCGCTCTCTTCTATTATtcttctgtttttgttttccgCGGTTTTCGTATTGAATTTTCCCCGAATTTTCTCTTCCCCTTTCTCACGAATTGTCAGCGATTTTCCTGCGCACACTTTTCTGGCAGCGGAAAACACTAGACAAGAAGAACGCTGCAATCACAAATCGCTCCATTTCCACGCAAACACATCGGCACACTTCAAAAATGTTCTAGGCATTTCAATTGCATTTTCCCCCGTTGCCGTTTTCCTTTAATTGAGTTAAATTTTTGTTGTACTGGcgttgttattattgttgttgttttgggGAAATTCAGCGATATATATTCGCTCGCTAATTGTTGTCGTTTGTCGGTTGTATTTTTGTTGCTCTTCCCTCGCTTCGTTCACACTTTCGGCACTGGTCGGTGGGCAGTTTTCCTCCTATCTCGCCTCGGCTTGCATTTTCTCTGCCAGTTTCCAGGGAAAACGGGAAAACCGTCCGCGAATCAACCGCACGCAGCAAAAAAacgcaacaacaaaaacaacaaaaacaaaacaggcCGAATAGGGATGtgaaaaatttataaaaataccaatagatcgatatttttgaataaaaataaatatttaagtcgATTTATTTTTTCACCTGATATCGAGTATGGATAACAGCGATTTTCTAACAGCACTGTTAAAATCTAGCAGTGGCAGAGGAAAAGCAGATCTTACGCTGCTCTGCCACTGTTAGATAACGTTGTATCTTAACATAGCTGTTAATCTACTGCGCTGTTAATCCACTGACATATCGATATTTtgaacaaaattaaatatttataacgtTATACTTTTTTTACCTGATAGAATAACTAATCATAATATAActattttattgaaaatatttaatttatagtGTGAGAAAACCGCACCTAAAATACAAAATTGAAAAGATAGACCGGggaatttttgttttttacatttCTAAACGGTTGATTTAAATTTTCGAAATTTCCACAAATTATTTCTAGTTTTCCAAGATATTTTGGTGCAATTGCTCTAATGAAAAACTACCTTTTAAAAATCTATCTTAAATGGgtgtaaattttatttttctttgaaTTTTTGGCCACTGCATGGATATAATGTTAGATTTTTGTATAGAAATAACCCCTTTTCTTTCGTTCTTTTATCTGCTTCCATATGTtgtcaaatttaaaatttcttatgacataaaataacaaaaaaagcGGTTTTATGCTATCAACGGTGGTCCGATATTTTTAATTGCTCTTTTTCGTTACCTCAGCACTTTTCGTTCCTTTTACTTTTTAAACCTTACATCTTACATCTTAAACCTTACATTTGCCACATTTTTAGATTTTGATTATACTTTCGGATACAATTTTAACTTAGCAGTTATTTttcaagaaaataaaattgaagaaCACTTATAATAACGTATTACTTTAGAggtttctttctttttttcttttattatacaAAAACACTGTACAAGTCGGATTTATCACAGTGAAAACTGAAGATTGTTGtatgaaataaaatttaactATGAAAAAAGCGGTGACACAATAACATTTCGATTAGGTAGAGATGATAGGTAGAACTAGTCGtctaaaatataaattaattctTCTTTTTCTTCTTGTCGGGCTGAGCCAATCCCTGTGACTCCTGGTACTGACGCACAATCTGTTCCTGAACATCTGGAAGGCAGGGGGAGTATCTGGAGTATTCCATAGTGAATTCACCCTTGCCCTGGGTACTAGATCTGGAAATCGAAAGTGATTGTGGGATACGGATGACAGTTTTTATCGGAGATTGAACTTACCTCAGTTCTCCCGCATAGCCGAACATATCATTGAGGGGAACCTCTGCGTAGACAGTAAACCAGCCCTCTGTTCCCTCAGTTCCGGTGATAATACCATGCCGTTTGCTCAGGTGGCCCATTACAGCACCCTGGAATTCCTCGGGCGCAGTCACCTCAACCAGCATAATGGGCTCTAGGATTTGCCAGCTGCCGTTCTGGAAGACCTCTTTGATTGCACCGTGGGCTGCCAACATGAAGGCCAGTTCACTGGAGTCCACGATGTGATGTCCACCGTCTTGCAGGCGAAATCGAATGCCGGATAGCTTGTGGCCGGAGAGCATTCCCTTCTCAGCCATTTCTCTGTAACCTGAGGACATAACAATGTGAGTTTAGATaatatgtaaaatatattaatttcaGTTACCCTTTTCGACTCCGGGAATAAATTGTTTTGGTACATTGGTGCCCACTGTTTCGTCCACGAATTCCAGCAGGGTGTTTTGATTGGGCGGAAGTGGCTCCATGACTCCTATAATCCGGGCATATTGACCCGATCCTCCCGATTGCTTCTTGTGCAAGTAATCGAACTCACAGGGTCCCACCAAGGTTTCCCTAAATGCCACTTTTGGCTTTCCCAGCGTCACTGGGCAGCCGTATTCCCTCTCCATTCTCTGGGCGTAGATCTCCAGATGCAATTCACCCATTCCCGAAACGAGAGTTTCCTTCACATCGTTGTCGAAAAAGAAGTGGAATGTTGGATCCTCTTTGGTGAACCTGGCAATGGCCTTTGAGAAATTGTCCCTGTCCTTGCTATTATTCGGCTTAATTGCCATTGAGACAACGGGTTCGGGTACAAAGATGGATTCCATGGCCAGATTGTTCTTGGGATTGGTGGTAAAGGTGTCTCCAGAGGCGCAATCCACTCCGAACAAAGCAAATATATCGCCGGCATAGACCTCGTTGACATCCTCCATTTGATTTGAGTGCAGGCGAACCAGGCGGGCAATTCTCACTTTCTTATTGGTGCGGGCATTGAAGATGTTGTCACCCTTCCGGAGAACTCCTTGGTAGCATCTGAGGTAGGTTAGTTGGCCAAAGCGTCCAGCTTCCAGTTTGAAAGCCAATCCCACAAAGGGATCCTTGCCGTCGCGGGCGGGgttcaaaacaattttctCTGGCTCTTCTCCTTCCCTCTCTATGAAGCCCAGATTCTCCACTTCCCCAGGATTGGGCAGGTATTCCAGTACGGCATCTAACAGGGGCTGGACACCCTTGTTTTTCAGTGCTGTGCCCACCAGAACAGGTGTGAAGGTTCTATTGATGCAGGTTCTCCTCAAGGCAGCCTTGATATCATCTTCCGTGAAGGGTTTTTCCTCGAGGAAAAGTTCCCCAAACTTATCGTCCGCATTGGACAAGTGTTCAATCAGCTCCTGCCTTCTTTCCTGGCTCTCCACCCGCATATCCTGTGGGATTTCGTCCAGCCTTATCTCCATTCCATGCTCGCCCTCGAAGTATATGGCTCTTTCCCGCACTAAATCGATAATTCCTTTGCAGTTGCTCTCCACGCCAATCGGCAGTTGAATGAAAGCAGCATTGTGGTTCATTTTAGACCTCATTTGGGAGAGAACCCGATAGGGATTCGAGCCCAAACGATCCAGCTTGTTGATGAAGGCCAGGCAGGGGACATTGTATCGCTTCATCTGCCGGTTGACAGTCAGGGTCTGACTCTGAACTCCGCCCACGGCACACAGAACCAGAACGGCACCATCGAGAACTCGAAGGGCGCGCTCCACTTCCACAGTGAAGTCCACATGACCCGGGGTGTCGATAATATTGATGTTGGTGTCCTTCCACAGGGTATATGTAGCTGCCGATTGGATGGTGATCCCCCGCTGTCGCTCCAGCTCCATGCTATCCATGGTGGCCCCCACATTATCCTTTCCCCGAACTTCGTGCATTTCCGCAATTCTTCCGGTGTAAAAGAGAATTCTCTCCGTCAACGTCGTCTTGCCACTGTCTATATGCGCCGAGATTCCTATATTCCGGATCTTCTCGATGGGCTTGTGCTCCGAGAACTTGGCATGCGAACTGTAGCCGGCCTGAAAAGTTAAGGTATATCAATAAGGCTTCCctattttttacaacaattACATAACGAGCCGATGGGTTTTCGGCTATTTTTCTGTTCCCAACTCACCTTGCCCAAAGTTTCCAGAGCCCGCTGG is a genomic window of Drosophila suzukii chromosome 2L, CBGP_Dsuzu_IsoJpt1.0, whole genome shotgun sequence containing:
- the mEFG1 gene encoding elongation factor G, mitochondrial yields the protein MSLITRLLTGNHCLRQRALETLGKAGYSSHAKFSEHKPIEKIRNIGISAHIDSGKTTLTERILFYTGRIAEMHEVRGKDNVGATMDSMELERQRGITIQSAATYTLWKDTNINIIDTPGHVDFTVEVERALRVLDGAVLVLCAVGGVQSQTLTVNRQMKRYNVPCLAFINKLDRLGSNPYRVLSQMRSKMNHNAAFIQLPIGVESNCKGIIDLVRERAIYFEGEHGMEIRLDEIPQDMRVESQERRQELIEHLSNADDKFGELFLEEKPFTEDDIKAALRRTCINRTFTPVLVGTALKNKGVQPLLDAVLEYLPNPGEVENLGFIEREGEEPEKIVLNPARDGKDPFVGLAFKLEAGRFGQLTYLRCYQGVLRKGDNIFNARTNKKVRIARLVRLHSNQMEDVNEVYAGDIFALFGVDCASGDTFTTNPKNNLAMESIFVPEPVVSMAIKPNNSKDRDNFSKAIARFTKEDPTFHFFFDNDVKETLVSGMGELHLEIYAQRMEREYGCPVTLGKPKVAFRETLVGPCEFDYLHKKQSGGSGQYARIIGVMEPLPPNQNTLLEFVDETVGTNVPKQFIPGVEKGYREMAEKGMLSGHKLSGIRFRLQDGGHHIVDSSELAFMLAAHGAIKEVFQNGSWQILEPIMLVEVTAPEEFQGAVMGHLSKRHGIITGTEGTEGWFTVYAEVPLNDMFGYAGELRSSTQGKGEFTMEYSRYSPCLPDVQEQIVRQYQESQGLAQPDKKKKKN